In Pleurocapsa sp. PCC 7319, the following are encoded in one genomic region:
- the crtE gene encoding geranylgeranyl diphosphate synthase CrtE — protein sequence MVQADKKLTEPETSTIFDLNNYLKQQKALVERALDQSIAIARPEKIYEAMRYSLLAGGKRLRPILCLATSDLTGGTLEMAMPTACALEMIHTMSLIHDDLPAMDNDDFRRGKPTNHKVYGDDIAILAGDGLLAYAFEYVATQTKNVNPENIIRVVARLGRTVGAAGLVGGQVLDLESEGKSEITAETLSFIHTHKTGALLEASVVSGAILANASEEHITRLSNYAQNIGLAFQIIDDILDITATDEQLGKTAGKDLQAQKATYPSLWGLEKSQAKAQELVDSAIAQLSIYGAKAEPLRAVAKYIVTRDR from the coding sequence ATGGTACAAGCCGACAAAAAACTAACAGAGCCAGAAACATCTACCATATTTGACTTAAATAATTATCTCAAACAACAGAAAGCTCTAGTTGAAAGGGCTTTAGACCAGTCAATTGCGATCGCGAGACCAGAAAAAATCTACGAAGCGATGCGCTATTCTTTACTGGCTGGTGGCAAACGCCTGCGTCCTATTCTTTGTTTGGCAACCAGTGACTTGACTGGTGGTACTTTAGAAATGGCAATGCCCACTGCCTGTGCCTTGGAAATGATTCATACCATGTCGTTAATTCATGACGACTTACCTGCCATGGATAATGATGATTTTCGTCGTGGTAAACCAACGAACCATAAGGTTTATGGTGATGATATTGCGATTTTAGCCGGGGATGGACTATTGGCTTATGCTTTTGAATACGTTGCTACTCAAACTAAAAATGTCAACCCCGAAAATATCATTCGGGTCGTAGCTCGCTTAGGACGTACTGTTGGTGCTGCTGGTTTAGTGGGAGGACAAGTACTGGACTTGGAATCGGAAGGAAAATCTGAGATTACTGCCGAGACGCTGAGCTTTATTCATACTCATAAAACAGGGGCATTGTTAGAAGCTTCAGTAGTGTCCGGGGCAATTTTAGCTAACGCCTCAGAGGAACATATCACTAGACTTTCTAACTATGCGCAGAATATTGGTCTAGCTTTTCAGATAATTGATGATATTTTAGATATTACAGCTACAGACGAGCAGTTGGGTAAAACTGCTGGCAAAGATCTACAGGCACAAAAGGCTACCTATCCTAGTTTGTGGGGATTAGAAAAATCTCAAGCAAAAGCTCAAGAGTTGGTTGACAGTGCGATCGCGCAATTATCAATCTATGGTGCAAAAGCTGAACCGTTAAGAGCCGTTGCTAAATACATAGTGACTCGCGATCGCTAA
- a CDS encoding GatB/YqeY domain-containing protein has translation MSLKERIGEDIKLAMKAKDKIRLQTVRSIKKVILEKEVEVRPQGQDSLTEEQEIELLSQQAKQRRDSIEQFQNAGRDDLAEKEAQELAIIETYLPEQVSDRELEAIIDEIIVNSGAESVKDIGKVMGPAIKQLKGKADGKKIQALVRSKLA, from the coding sequence ATGAGTCTTAAAGAAAGAATTGGAGAAGACATCAAACTGGCAATGAAAGCCAAAGACAAAATTCGTTTACAAACAGTACGCAGTATCAAAAAAGTAATCTTAGAAAAAGAAGTAGAGGTACGTCCCCAAGGTCAGGATAGTCTCACTGAAGAGCAAGAAATCGAATTACTATCCCAACAAGCAAAACAACGTCGTGATTCTATTGAGCAGTTTCAGAATGCAGGAAGAGACGATTTAGCTGAGAAAGAAGCTCAAGAACTAGCCATTATCGAAACCTATCTGCCAGAACAAGTAAGCGATCGCGAATTGGAAGCCATCATTGATGAAATTATTGTTAATTCTGGTGCAGAGTCAGTCAAGGACATAGGTAAAGTAATGGGTCCCGCGATAAAGCAGCTCAAAGGGAAAGCTGATGGTAAAAAAATTCAAGCATTGGTTAGAAGTAAACTTGCTTAA
- a CDS encoding metallophosphoesterase, with the protein MKISKLMLMVLIILMLIAINYLPMTFATEKPLIDRQNYSLLSDPFLQLPTKNTVNIVWFTEFQGDRHLIKYGAELEKQVTATTTKLSQVREDEDSQLDSPPAQSISRDIWRHEATVGGLIPNQRLPYQVVSIEDRQTIPSNVFTLASNPTTETSLKILLTSDHQLKPMTTANLAKVVETVGQVDAVFFPGDLVDIPDRASEWFDDRRGGAFFPSLQGRANYELESNGLKTIYKGGEIIQHAPLFTAVGNHEVMGRSSPEIKLKQAYSNSIPRKVGAKLYQQKASQINPTEDPQVKVNWIKNNSFSTDTYEEIFSLPQSATGGKLYYATTFGDIRLISLYVTNIWRSPSLEADDQGRYKESTENLENPEAWGYGQHIFEPIAQGSPQYKWLTQELQSEAYQQAKYKIVMLHHPPHTLGGNIVPPFTEPRAKLDYTEDGKVQSRYYDYPIEEDYIIRDLIPLLESAGVQLVYYGHSHLWNRFQSTSGMHFLESSNVGNSYGAHLGDNKRPIPFYSPQNYAATGNPNGLEPIVPNIAPLIDESGQSLPYIASNDITVFSIFDTQTGTVSSYRYDTRQPNSEVVKFDEFKLTK; encoded by the coding sequence ATGAAAATCAGTAAATTGATGTTGATGGTCCTGATAATCTTGATGCTGATCGCTATTAATTATTTACCCATGACTTTTGCTACAGAAAAACCGTTGATTGATCGCCAGAACTACTCATTACTAAGCGATCCTTTCCTGCAATTACCGACAAAAAATACTGTAAATATCGTTTGGTTTACTGAGTTCCAAGGCGATCGCCATCTAATCAAATACGGCGCAGAACTAGAAAAACAAGTAACCGCCACTACTACTAAGTTAAGCCAAGTTAGAGAAGATGAAGATTCCCAATTAGACAGTCCTCCCGCTCAATCTATTTCCAGAGATATTTGGCGGCACGAAGCTACAGTGGGAGGTCTAATCCCTAATCAACGTCTGCCCTATCAGGTCGTAAGCATTGAGGATCGGCAAACAATCCCTAGCAATGTATTTACCCTTGCTAGTAACCCAACGACCGAAACATCACTCAAAATTTTACTGACATCCGATCATCAGTTGAAGCCGATGACTACTGCTAATTTAGCCAAAGTTGTCGAAACTGTTGGTCAAGTCGATGCGGTGTTCTTTCCAGGAGATTTAGTTGATATTCCAGACCGCGCCTCGGAATGGTTTGATGACCGTCGTGGTGGGGCTTTTTTTCCTAGTTTGCAGGGTCGAGCTAATTATGAATTAGAAAGTAATGGGCTGAAAACCATCTATAAAGGAGGAGAAATAATTCAACATGCCCCTCTATTTACTGCGGTGGGTAATCATGAGGTTATGGGTCGATCTTCCCCTGAAATCAAGCTCAAACAAGCGTATAGCAACTCTATTCCCCGTAAGGTTGGCGCAAAACTGTATCAGCAGAAGGCATCACAAATCAACCCCACTGAAGATCCTCAAGTAAAAGTTAACTGGATCAAAAATAATTCTTTTAGTACTGATACTTATGAAGAGATTTTTAGCCTACCTCAAAGCGCAACTGGCGGCAAGCTCTATTATGCGACGACTTTTGGTGATATTAGATTAATTTCTTTATATGTGACTAATATTTGGCGCAGTCCTAGTCTAGAAGCTGACGATCAAGGTCGATATAAAGAAAGTACTGAAAATCTAGAAAATCCTGAAGCTTGGGGTTATGGACAACATATTTTTGAACCAATTGCCCAAGGAAGTCCTCAATATAAATGGTTAACACAAGAACTACAGAGTGAAGCTTATCAACAGGCAAAGTATAAAATAGTGATGCTACATCATCCTCCCCATACTCTAGGAGGTAATATTGTTCCGCCCTTTACAGAGCCACGAGCGAAACTAGATTACACCGAAGATGGAAAAGTGCAATCACGATATTATGACTATCCTATTGAAGAAGACTATATTATTCGCGATTTAATTCCATTACTAGAATCAGCAGGAGTGCAACTAGTTTATTATGGTCACTCCCATTTATGGAATCGTTTTCAAAGTACTTCAGGAATGCACTTTTTAGAATCCTCCAATGTTGGTAATAGTTATGGAGCTCATTTAGGAGACAATAAACGCCCAATCCCTTTCTATAGTCCGCAAAATTATGCTGCTACTGGTAATCCCAATGGCTTAGAACCAATTGTGCCTAATATTGCTCCTCTAATCGATGAGTCTGGACAATCATTACCTTATATAGCAAGTAACGACATCACCGTCTTTAGTATTTTTGATACCCAAACAGGAACAGTTAGTAGCTATCGTTATGATACTCGTCAACCAAATTCAGAAGTTGTTAAATTTGATGAGTTTAAATTAACCAAATAA
- the dapF gene encoding diaminopimelate epimerase, with product MVIEFSKYQGLGNDFILIDNRQSADPIITPEQAIKMCDRHFGIGADGVIFALPGTESAEYTMRIYNSDGSEPEMCGNGIRCLAKFIADLEGNSEVNKSYRIDTLAGIIIPKLESNGEVTVDMGKPQLAAAEIPTTLNSSNGKVVAQPLTVDNRSWSVTAVSMGNPHCITFVEDSSAIALEKIGPLFEHHSAFPQRTNTEFIQVVKSNYIKMRVWERGAGITLACGTGACASVVAGVLNEKCDRLCTVELPGGCLQINWSEDDNRVYMTGPATEVFKGKY from the coding sequence ATGGTAATCGAGTTTAGCAAATATCAAGGATTAGGCAATGATTTTATTTTGATTGATAATCGTCAATCTGCCGACCCCATAATCACTCCTGAACAAGCTATTAAAATGTGCGATCGCCATTTCGGCATTGGTGCGGATGGTGTAATTTTCGCTTTGCCAGGAACAGAAAGCGCAGAATACACCATGAGAATTTATAATTCTGACGGTTCAGAACCAGAGATGTGTGGCAATGGGATACGCTGTCTTGCTAAGTTTATCGCCGATCTTGAGGGAAACTCAGAAGTTAATAAATCTTACAGAATTGATACGTTAGCGGGGATCATTATTCCCAAGCTAGAAAGTAACGGTGAAGTGACTGTAGATATGGGCAAACCGCAATTAGCAGCAGCAGAAATTCCGACTACCCTTAATTCCAGTAACGGCAAAGTTGTTGCCCAACCCTTAACAGTTGACAATCGCTCTTGGTCAGTTACCGCAGTCAGTATGGGCAATCCTCACTGTATTACTTTCGTCGAAGATAGCTCGGCGATCGCTCTCGAAAAAATTGGACCTTTGTTTGAACATCATTCGGCGTTTCCTCAACGTACCAATACCGAGTTTATTCAAGTAGTTAAATCAAACTATATCAAGATGCGTGTCTGGGAAAGGGGTGCAGGTATTACACTTGCCTGTGGGACCGGGGCTTGCGCTTCAGTAGTAGCGGGGGTCTTAAATGAGAAATGCGATCGCTTGTGCACAGTAGAATTACCTGGAGGATGCTTACAGATTAACTGGTCTGAAGACGATAACAGGGTTTATATGACTGGACCCGCCACTGAAGTATTTAAAGGTAAGTATTGA
- a CDS encoding type II toxin-antitoxin system Phd/YefM family antitoxin yields the protein MKTVQISTFKAECLSLLDEVSRTKERLTVTRHGKPLVIINPVENQKPRKGFGIAKGKIKIQGDIVEPALGLSEWEVLS from the coding sequence ATGAAAACAGTTCAGATATCGACTTTCAAAGCTGAATGCCTGAGTTTATTAGATGAGGTGAGTAGAACTAAGGAAAGATTAACGGTAACTCGTCACGGAAAACCATTGGTAATCATCAATCCTGTGGAAAACCAGAAACCTAGAAAAGGATTTGGAATTGCCAAAGGAAAAATTAAAATTCAAGGAGATATAGTCGAGCCAGCTTTAGGCTTATCTGAATGGGAGGTATTGAGTTGA
- a CDS encoding divergent PAP2 family protein, with amino-acid sequence MQEVADILHNQILMVALLACITAQGLKLVIDLIRSRKLNITYLLSTGGMPSAHSALVGALATSVGLTKGWSSAEFAIACLFAVIVMYDAAGVRQAAGKQAKILNQLVDELFQEEHNFNEERLKELLGHTPFQVLVGLGLGISIAMVFSKYVWVVS; translated from the coding sequence ATGCAAGAAGTTGCTGATATCTTACACAATCAGATACTAATGGTCGCACTCTTAGCCTGTATAACAGCTCAGGGATTGAAGTTAGTCATTGACCTAATTAGAAGCCGAAAACTCAATATTACCTATTTACTATCTACTGGAGGAATGCCTAGCGCGCACTCAGCTTTAGTTGGGGCATTGGCTACTAGTGTTGGCTTAACCAAAGGTTGGTCTTCTGCCGAATTTGCGATCGCTTGTCTATTTGCGGTTATTGTAATGTACGACGCTGCAGGAGTAAGACAGGCAGCAGGTAAACAAGCTAAAATTCTCAATCAGTTAGTAGATGAGTTATTTCAGGAAGAACATAATTTTAATGAGGAAAGGTTAAAGGAACTATTGGGACACACTCCATTTCAGGTCTTAGTCGGTTTAGGTTTGGGAATTAGTATCGCTATGGTCTTTTCTAAGTATGTTTGGGTCGTTAGTTAG
- a CDS encoding prephenate/arogenate dehydrogenase: MKIGIVGLGLIGGSLGLDLRSQGHQIIGISRQDVTCQTALKQGIADRASTKFTLLQDVEIVIVCTPIAAIASTVKQIIPHLHPDTIITDVGSVKYPIVETCSQLWSNFIGGHPMAGTAQSGIDAAQANLFEGAAYVFTPTEKTKFEDLERLKAIALDLNAIPYICDAQIHDRAVSWISHLPVMVSASLIKACLQETPETLELAQNLASSGFRDTSRVGGGNPELGVMMAKYNRAELLRSLAQYRDNLDQVINLIEGEKWQDLEQVLDINGEARPKFLN, translated from the coding sequence ATGAAAATTGGTATTGTTGGCTTGGGTTTAATTGGCGGTTCTTTAGGATTAGATTTGCGATCGCAAGGACATCAAATCATCGGTATATCACGGCAAGATGTTACCTGTCAAACTGCGCTTAAGCAAGGTATTGCTGATCGAGCTAGTACCAAATTTACTTTACTTCAAGATGTGGAAATAGTAATAGTCTGCACTCCCATTGCCGCGATCGCCTCTACAGTTAAGCAAATCATTCCTCATCTCCATCCCGATACGATCATTACTGATGTTGGTTCTGTGAAATATCCAATTGTCGAAACCTGTAGCCAGCTATGGTCAAACTTTATTGGAGGACATCCCATGGCAGGTACAGCCCAAAGTGGTATTGATGCTGCCCAGGCTAATTTATTTGAGGGTGCGGCTTATGTTTTTACCCCTACTGAGAAAACTAAATTTGAGGATTTGGAAAGGCTAAAGGCGATCGCTCTAGATTTAAATGCCATTCCTTACATCTGTGATGCTCAAATTCATGATCGAGCAGTTAGCTGGATTTCTCATTTGCCCGTGATGGTCAGTGCCAGCTTAATTAAAGCCTGTCTCCAGGAAACACCAGAGACATTAGAGTTAGCCCAAAATCTTGCTAGTTCTGGATTTCGTGATACCAGTCGTGTAGGAGGCGGAAATCCAGAGTTAGGGGTGATGATGGCAAAGTACAATCGAGCAGAATTATTGCGATCGCTGGCACAATACCGTGATAATTTAGATCAAGTTATAAATTTAATTGAAGGCGAAAAATGGCAAGATTTAGAACAAGTGCTAGATATTAATGGAGAAGCTAGACCAAAGTTTTTAAATTAA
- a CDS encoding sulfotransferase, translating into MNSDREEIIKDIDSLEIAYQIKLCSSEKEDWQQHFHILSLDSHLNNQLFLDYNQLFLNHKPSITLSGLALSQKNPIKKIEVVGKNHCFLAKIGLSSARLGQRFAHIQTSSNSRWKCCINLTHKKKQSFDVVVTLDNNQEITYKKIEFRSVKLSNLSRDKIYNQETNNKLLDKIKSIHISRQLMIDNLSKNKKYLFVIGNARSGTTALARLLNFSPEICLGIERYSLNDDVSALSFERDFFFNPKSEGYLVRPHFYKKINDKFDTVKYVGDKRPRFIKSWKNTFLNLPQAKIIYIFRNIYDVACSYNIRASDAAQGIDRSWSRNRDFSQAVEDWNEGLQEIRNLARFYEVYFVKYEDFFVDKLRINNLFNHLEVNAEEQNTLMGIRQIHNTALSLQKKERNLSDYETEYIDSKADLASYKDILALYQKQF; encoded by the coding sequence ATGAACAGTGATCGCGAAGAGATAATAAAAGATATCGATAGTTTAGAAATAGCTTATCAGATAAAATTATGTTCATCAGAGAAAGAAGATTGGCAACAACACTTTCATATATTATCTCTAGACTCTCATCTAAACAATCAGTTGTTCTTAGATTACAATCAGTTGTTTTTAAATCACAAGCCATCAATTACTCTTAGTGGACTTGCTCTCAGTCAAAAAAATCCAATAAAAAAAATTGAAGTTGTAGGAAAAAATCATTGTTTTCTCGCGAAAATAGGACTGTCATCTGCCAGACTAGGACAAAGATTCGCACATATTCAAACAAGCTCTAATTCTCGCTGGAAATGTTGTATCAATCTTACTCATAAAAAAAAACAAAGTTTTGATGTAGTAGTAACGCTAGATAATAATCAAGAAATTACTTATAAAAAAATAGAATTTCGCTCCGTAAAATTAAGTAACCTCTCTAGAGACAAGATTTATAATCAAGAAACAAATAATAAGTTACTTGACAAAATAAAATCAATTCATATTAGTCGTCAGCTTATGATTGATAATTTGTCTAAAAATAAAAAATATTTATTTGTCATCGGCAATGCAAGATCGGGAACAACTGCTTTAGCAAGATTACTCAATTTTAGTCCAGAAATTTGTTTGGGTATTGAAAGATATTCTCTCAATGACGATGTTTCTGCTTTGTCTTTTGAAAGAGATTTTTTTTTCAATCCTAAGAGTGAGGGATATTTAGTTCGTCCTCATTTTTATAAAAAAATTAATGACAAATTTGATACAGTTAAATATGTTGGAGATAAAAGACCAAGATTTATTAAAAGTTGGAAAAATACTTTTTTAAATTTACCTCAAGCCAAAATTATTTACATTTTCCGAAATATTTATGATGTCGCTTGTTCTTATAACATTAGAGCAAGCGATGCTGCTCAGGGAATTGATCGATCTTGGTCTAGGAATAGAGATTTCTCTCAGGCAGTAGAAGACTGGAATGAAGGACTGCAAGAAATTAGAAACTTAGCACGATTTTACGAAGTTTATTTTGTAAAATATGAAGATTTTTTTGTTGATAAATTACGGATAAATAATCTTTTTAACCATCTGGAAGTAAATGCAGAAGAGCAAAATACTTTGATGGGTATTAGACAAATTCATAACACTGCTTTATCTTTGCAAAAAAAAGAAAGAAATTTATCAGATTACGAAACAGAATACATTGACTCTAAAGCAGATTTGGCTTCTTATAAAGATATCTTGGCTCTATATCAAAAACAATTTTAA
- a CDS encoding biotin transporter BioY has product MSNLKELPKPNSDITDYEWGVTPRTVKAIIERLQQLLLQKQQNLENLQTENKWLRHQLDLKLDKPNRAYVPPLPEVLLWAAMGLILTIGGTFVQAYTIISPWSWWETGFQVQTLGVSYQIGAVLLTACLGGRNAALISQIAYILLGLAGLPIFDRGGGLSYLQQPNFGYLLGFICGSWLCGWLAFQSLVRFSALIASCLVGLITIHLIGIVYLSIVYYTTSFGTEINSLFQGIAIYSVHPLPGQLAVICVVSLLAFVMRKLMFS; this is encoded by the coding sequence ATGTCTAACCTCAAAGAATTACCGAAGCCCAATTCAGACATTACGGATTATGAATGGGGAGTTACCCCCCGTACAGTCAAAGCAATTATTGAAAGGCTTCAGCAACTCCTCCTACAGAAGCAGCAAAATTTAGAGAATTTACAAACTGAGAACAAGTGGTTAAGACACCAGCTTGACTTAAAATTAGACAAACCAAATCGAGCTTACGTACCACCTCTACCCGAAGTATTGCTTTGGGCTGCTATGGGCTTGATACTTACTATTGGTGGAACCTTTGTCCAAGCTTATACGATCATTTCACCCTGGTCTTGGTGGGAAACTGGATTTCAAGTTCAGACTTTAGGAGTAAGTTATCAAATTGGAGCGGTATTATTGACTGCTTGTTTAGGAGGCAGAAATGCCGCCTTAATATCCCAAATTGCTTACATACTATTGGGTTTAGCTGGACTGCCAATTTTTGATCGTGGAGGTGGTTTAAGCTATCTACAACAACCAAATTTTGGTTATCTTTTGGGCTTTATCTGCGGTTCTTGGCTCTGCGGTTGGCTCGCTTTTCAAAGTTTAGTACGATTCTCGGCTTTAATAGCTAGTTGTCTTGTGGGTTTAATTACCATTCATTTGATTGGTATTGTTTACCTCAGTATCGTATATTACACAACTAGTTTTGGAACAGAAATTAATTCTTTGTTTCAAGGAATAGCTATTTATTCGGTTCACCCTCTACCAGGACAATTAGCTGTAATTTGTGTAGTTAGCTTGCTAGCTTTTGTGATGCGAAAGTTAATGTTTTCTTGA
- a CDS encoding type II toxin-antitoxin system VapC family toxin, translating into MKLLLDTHIWLWYLQGNNRLSENLQELMSASDTELWLSPISVWETLILAEKGRIELDSEPIVWVKKYLRSLDFKEARLTYEISMRSRQLELSHQDPADRFIAATAVELDLTLATMDRRLVSLNWLLTIS; encoded by the coding sequence TTGAAGTTACTCCTTGATACTCATATTTGGCTATGGTATCTACAAGGAAATAATCGCTTGTCAGAAAACTTACAGGAGCTAATGTCAGCGTCAGACACGGAGTTGTGGCTTTCTCCTATTAGTGTATGGGAAACTTTGATCTTAGCGGAAAAGGGAAGAATTGAGCTGGATTCTGAACCTATAGTTTGGGTAAAAAAGTATTTACGTAGTTTGGACTTTAAAGAAGCGCGTTTAACCTACGAAATTTCTATGCGATCGCGACAATTAGAACTATCCCATCAAGATCCTGCGGATCGATTTATTGCTGCTACAGCAGTGGAATTAGATTTGACTTTAGCTACTATGGATCGTCGTTTGGTAAGTCTAAATTGGTTATTAACTATTAGTTGA
- a CDS encoding ion transporter yields MQQEQLALKEKLDPKQLPLQAKIAFYLEDTETTWGFWSNICILSLIFLSSTIFVAETYSINPQLQTGLEIINLVILIIFSFEYILRLWSAENPRKFFFSFFSLIDLVAILPLLLGWMDIRFIRVFRWFRILRIVRFWRVEKQLLGIKTEDTIVIIRIFLTLFTLIFVYAGLIYQVEHQVNSDRLNNFFDAFYFVVVTMTTVGYGDVTPLSQPGRVMTVLMIFTGVMFIPWQLSELIGQVVKTSSLVEQKCTNCGLYRHDPDALFCKHCGVKLEAKNREKVPNSVS; encoded by the coding sequence GTGCAACAAGAACAGTTAGCGTTAAAGGAAAAGTTGGACCCCAAACAATTACCGCTACAAGCTAAAATAGCCTTTTACTTGGAAGATACAGAAACTACATGGGGTTTTTGGTCTAATATTTGCATTTTAAGCTTGATTTTTTTGTCTTCGACAATTTTTGTGGCTGAAACATATTCAATTAATCCACAATTGCAAACTGGTTTAGAAATTATCAATTTGGTAATTTTAATTATTTTTAGCTTTGAATATATTCTGCGTTTATGGTCGGCAGAAAATCCCCGCAAGTTCTTTTTTAGTTTCTTTTCTTTGATTGATTTGGTTGCCATCTTGCCCTTGCTTTTAGGCTGGATGGATATTCGCTTTATCAGGGTATTTCGTTGGTTTAGGATTTTGCGAATTGTCAGGTTTTGGCGGGTTGAGAAGCAATTATTAGGAATTAAGACTGAAGATACCATTGTTATTATTCGTATTTTCTTGACTTTATTTACTTTGATTTTTGTTTACGCTGGGTTAATCTATCAGGTAGAACATCAAGTAAACAGCGATCGCCTAAATAACTTTTTTGATGCTTTTTATTTCGTCGTTGTCACCATGACTACAGTCGGCTATGGTGATGTAACTCCCCTATCTCAACCTGGTAGAGTCATGACTGTACTAATGATTTTTACAGGTGTGATGTTTATTCCCTGGCAACTAAGTGAGTTAATTGGACAGGTAGTAAAAACATCTAGTTTAGTAGAACAAAAATGTACTAATTGCGGTCTATATCGGCACGATCCAGATGCCCTATTTTGCAAACATTGCGGAGTCAAATTAGAAGCAAAAAATCGAGAAAAAGTTCCTAATTCTGTCTCTTAG
- a CDS encoding glycosyltransferase family 39 protein, which translates to MLGRLNNSFFNRVNWSKFLRYLSLFFLILGILVRIIQYLSNRSLWFDEANLALNIVHRSYGELVQTLDHNQAAPLGFLWLEKLAIQVFGNNEYALRLLPTVAGIVALVIFYFLANRYCSKFATPIAIALFACSRYTLYFATELKPYSSDVAIALLLFWILTRIRHQILKIRAIFGLALLGALSIWLSYPVIFILGGLEAYYLLTASKKYLRRILANRIVIYLVWVGSFASLYFLTIANTLNNEELSSSWESRYPNSFGDIIWLLDALGRFFYHPMGFLGITDGIGIVAFIFGCIAWYRHNRTIFGALVAPFVATIIAAYLQQYPFRDRLVLFLAPLGMLIVAEGIRFLLLKLGEFHWSRNSEKINRPKLTFLMGLLGIICLWGLLVPAIARASNFVIHPELKHEVKPVLEYVVSQEQPGDKIYVYSRGYTAFLYYTEQKDYSGLDYIRGTINFSDKVSNKTRSLSDKWQEFAMELKPLIGESRVWFILREDQSFEAEVLQYLNQVGQQLDSFQKTGASAYLYELATKLRPI; encoded by the coding sequence ATGTTGGGCAGATTAAATAACAGTTTCTTCAATCGGGTCAACTGGTCTAAATTCCTGAGATATTTGTCTTTATTTTTTCTTATATTAGGAATTCTGGTTCGCATAATCCAATACTTAAGTAATCGTTCGCTTTGGTTTGATGAGGCTAATTTAGCACTTAATATTGTTCATCGCTCTTACGGGGAATTAGTTCAGACTCTCGATCACAATCAAGCAGCTCCATTAGGGTTTCTTTGGCTCGAAAAGCTAGCAATTCAGGTATTCGGCAACAATGAATATGCTCTCAGATTATTGCCAACAGTAGCAGGTATCGTAGCTCTAGTAATCTTTTATTTTCTTGCAAACCGTTATTGCTCGAAATTCGCTACTCCTATAGCGATCGCACTATTTGCTTGTAGCCGATATACTCTTTATTTTGCGACGGAACTTAAACCCTATTCTAGCGATGTGGCGATCGCCTTACTTCTGTTCTGGATTTTAACTAGAATTCGTCATCAAATTCTTAAAATAAGAGCAATTTTTGGTCTTGCCTTGCTGGGTGCTTTATCTATTTGGCTTTCTTATCCAGTAATTTTTATTTTGGGGGGACTAGAAGCATATTATCTTCTGACTGCCTCTAAAAAATATCTACGTCGAATTTTAGCCAACCGTATAGTTATTTATCTGGTCTGGGTCGGTAGTTTCGCTTCACTTTATTTTCTGACCATTGCTAACACCTTAAATAATGAAGAATTAAGCTCATCTTGGGAGTCTAGATACCCGAATTCTTTTGGAGATATCATCTGGTTGCTTGATGCGTTGGGTAGATTTTTTTACCATCCAATGGGTTTTTTGGGAATCACCGATGGTATCGGAATCGTCGCTTTTATATTTGGTTGTATCGCCTGGTATCGTCATAACCGAACTATTTTTGGAGCTTTAGTTGCTCCTTTTGTCGCTACGATAATCGCTGCTTATTTACAACAATATCCATTTCGCGATCGATTAGTTCTCTTTCTAGCTCCCTTAGGAATGTTAATTGTGGCAGAAGGAATTAGATTTTTGCTGCTCAAACTTGGCGAATTCCATTGGTCAAGAAATAGTGAAAAGATAAATCGCCCGAAACTAACATTTCTGATGGGGTTGTTGGGAATTATTTGTCTTTGGGGTTTGCTCGTGCCGGCGATCGCCAGAGCCAGTAACTTTGTCATTCATCCAGAATTAAAACATGAGGTCAAACCAGTCCTAGAATACGTTGTATCTCAAGAACAACCAGGAGATAAGATCTACGTTTATAGTCGTGGATACACAGCATTTCTTTATTACACTGAGCAAAAAGACTATTCAGGCTTAGACTATATTCGGGGAACAATTAATTTTTCAGATAAAGTGTCTAATAAGACCAGAAGCTTGTCGGATAAATGGCAAGAATTTGCTATGGAGCTTAAGCCGTTAATAGGTGAATCAAGAGTTTGGTTTATCCTTCGAGAAGATCAATCATTTGAGGCAGAGGTACTGCAATATCTCAATCAAGTGGGTCAGCAGTTGGATTCTTTTCAAAAAACGGGAGCATCAGCTTATTTATATGAACTGGCAACTAAACTTCGTCCAATTTGA